GATCAGCTCGGGCGGAGCATCCCGTACTCGGCCCTGGTGCAGGCCCTCTCCAGCCTGGCGCGGCAGCTCCAGTCGGAGAGCGGCGAGCGGCTCGAGTCCTGGAAGCAGCGGCTCCTGGAGGCCCTGGACGGGGAGGGGCGGGTGGTGGTGGACGTGCTGCCGGAGCTGGAGTGCATCCTCGGCCCCCAGCCCGAGCTGGAGGAGCTGGCGCCCGCCGCCGTGCAGCAGCGCTTCCACCGGCTCTTCCTCCGGCTCTTCCGCGTGTTCGCCACGGAGGAGCACCCGCTCGTGGTGTTCCTCGATGACCTGCAGTGGGCGGACTCGGCCTCGCTCAAGATGCTGCACCTGCTGGCCACCGAGCCAGGCTCCGCGCGGATGCTGGTGATTGGCGCCTACCGGGACAACGAGGTGACCCCGGCCCATCCCCTCATGCGGACGCTGGAGGAGATCCTCCAGGCCGGCGTGCCGGTGCACCCGATGATGCTGGCGCCGCTGACGGAGGGCGCGGTGAACGAGCTGGTGTCGGAGACGCTCTCGTGTTCGCTGGAGCGGGCCCGGCCCCTGACGGAGCTGCTCTACCAGAAGACCCTGGGCAATCCCTTCTTCACCTCCCAGTACCTCCGGCTCCTCTTCCAGCAGGGCCTGGTGAGCTACGACGCCGCGGCGCACATGTGGCAGTGCGACCTCGCGCAGGTGCGCGCGCTCTCCGTGTCCTCGGACGTGGTGGAGGTCCTCGCCGGCCAGCTCCAGCTCCTGCCGGAGGAGACGCGGAAGGTGCTCGAGCTCGCCGCGTGCATCGGCAACCGCTTCGAGCTGGCGACGCTCTCGCGGGTGCATGGGTGCTCCGAGCCGGAGACGGCCGTGGCGTTGTGGCACGCGCTCCTGGAGGGCTTCATCCTCCCCACGTCGGAGGTCTACAAGTTCTACCAGGAGCCCCTGGACCTGGAGTCGGCGGGCGTGGAGCCCCGCTCGGCGCGCTACCGCTTCCTGCACGACCGGGTGCAGCAGGCGGCCTACTCGCTCATCCCGGAGGCGGAGCGGCGGCGCACCCACCTGGAGATCGGCCGGCGCCTGCTGGAGACGGCCTCCGCGCAGGAGCGGGAGGAGCAGCTCTTCGACATCGTGAACCACCTGAACCTCGCCCGCGGGCTGCTGGTGGAGACGGGGGAGCGTCACGAGCTCGCCCGGCTGGACCTGCGGGCCGGCCGCAGGGCCCTGGCGTCCACCGCGTATGACGTGGCCCGGGAGTACCTGGAGGCGGGCCTGTCGCTCCTGGCGCCGGAGAGCTGGCGCACGGACTACGCGCTGACACTCGCCCTTCACGAGGAGGCGGCGAGCGCGGCGTGGCTCAGCAAGCGCTTCTCCCGTCAGGACGAGCTGGTGGACGCCGTGCTGTCCCACGCGCACTCGGTGCTGGACCGCGTGCGGGTGTACGAGATCCGCATCCAGACGGCCGTGGCCCAGGAGCGGCTCGCCTACGCGCTCGAGACCGGGCTGCACGTGCTCAAGGAGCTGGGGGTGGAGTTCCCGGCCGCGCCCCGGTCCGAGGATGTCCAGCGGGCGCTCGAGGAGGTGCGTGCCGTGGTGGGGGACGGCCCGCCGGAGCGCTTCCTCTCCCTGCCCGAGATGACGGATGCCGGACTGCTCGCGGCGGTGCGGCTCATGACCCTGCTGGCGCCCCCCGCGTACCAGACGAAACCCGAGCTGCTGCCGTTGCTCGTCTTCCGCACGGTGGTGCTGACCATGCGGCATGGCGTCGCGCCCATCGCGGCCTCCACCTTCGCGATGTTCGGGCTCATCCTCTGCGGGGTGTTCGACGAGCTCGACGCGGGCTACCAGGCCGGCCAGCTGGCGTTGAAGATCCTGGAGCGCTTCGACGCCCGGGAGCCCCGCGCGAAGACGCTCTACGTGGTCAACGCGAAGACGATCCACTGGAAGCGCCATGTGCGCGAGACGTTGAAGCCCCTGCTCGACGCGCACGCCAGCGGGCTGGAGACGGGGGACCTCGAGTTCATGGGGTGGGCGGCGGACTTCTACTGCCACCACTCGTTCCTCCTGGGGCGGCCACTCGGCCCGCTCACCGGGCAGATGGACGAGTACCGCGAGATCCTCGTGCACCATCATCGCGCCGTGACGCTCCGGCAGTACGCGGTGTACCAGCAGGCGGCGTTGAACCTCTCGGGCGAGGGGGAGACACCGTGGCGCCTGGTGGGGAGGGCCTGGAACGAGGACGAGCTGCTCCCGCGCTACCTGGCGGAGGGCGACGGCACGGCGACCTGCATCGCGTACGTCAACAAGCTGATGCTGGCCTACCAGTTCGGGCAGTACCGGCTGGCGGTGGAGAGCGCCGACGCGGCCGAGCCCTTCCTGCCAGCGGTGGCGGCCCAGCTCCTCGTGCCGCGCTACTTCTTCTTCGACTCCCTGGCGCGGCTCGCCCTGCTGCCCGAGCTGGACGAGCCGGCGCGGCGCACGGCCCTGGAGCGGGTGGCCGCCAACCAGCGGCGCATGGAGCGCTGGGCCCGCTCGGCTCCCATGAACTTCCTCCACCCCTACCACCTGGTGGAGGCCGAGCGCTGCCGGGTGCGCGGCGAGCGCGCCGAGGCCCTGGAGCACTACGACCGCGCCATCGCCCTCGCCCGGGAGCACGACTACCCCAACGACGAGGCGCTCGCCCACGAGCTGGCCGCCCGGTTCTTCCTCGAGTGGGGGCTGGGGCACCGCGCGAGGCCACACCTGCACGATGCGTATGAAGCCTGCTCGCGCTGGGGAGCGCACGCCCTGCTGCGCCACCTCTCCGCCCGCTACGCCGCGCAGGGCCTGCCCGCCCATGCTCCCGGAAGCCACGAGCCGCACGCCTCGGGCGAGACCCGCACCGACCTGGCCCTGTTGGATCTCCAGAGCGTCCTGGCGGCCTCGCGGGTGTTCTTCTCGGAGATGAACCTGGAGCGGCTCCTGGAGCGGGTGGTGGTCATCCTCTGCGAGAACGCCGGTGCCCAGCGCTGTGTCCTGCTCCGGGAGGAGCGGCAGCACCTCTCCCTGGTCATGGAGCACACCGCCCTCACGCGGGAGACCCACCGCTACGCGGGAGGCACGCCCGCGGGCGCCGAGCACGTGCCGGCCTCGCTCGTGCGCCTCTCCATCCGGGCGCAGCAGCCCATGCTGGTGCAGGACCTGTCGCGCGACGACTTCCTGCGCGACGACCCCTACGTCCACCGCCAGTCGCCGCGCTCCGCCCTGTCGATGCCCCTCTTCCACCAGGGCCGGCTGCTGCTCGTCGTCTACCTGGAGAACAACCTGGCCCCGGGCGTCTTCACCGCCCGGCACCTGCAGATCCTCACGCTGCTGGCCGCGCAGCTCGCGCTCTCGCTGGAGAACGCGGCGCTCTACGGCAGCCTGGAGCAGCGCGTCCAGGCGCGCACGAGCGAGCTGGAGGCGGCCCACAAGCAGCTCGTGGACATGGCCCACCGCGCGGGCATGGCGGAGATCGCCAGCGGGGTGCTGCACAACATCGGCAACTCGCTCAACTCGCTCGTGGTGACCACCGAGAGCCTGACGCACGACGTGGCCCACCTGCCCGTGGACCAGTTGAAGAAGAGCGCCCGGTTGCTGATGGAGCGGGAGCAACGCTCCGGCGTGCCGCCCGAGACGGACCCCCGGTTGCGGCTGCTGCCCGAGTACCTCGACAAGCTGGGGGACCGGCTGCGGCGGGACGGAGACCTCATGCTCGAGGACCTGCGGTCGATGAAGTCCAACCTCGAGCAGATTGGCGCGACGATCCACGTGCAACAGGCGTACGCCCATGGCCCGCGGCTCGTGGAGCCGGTGGACGTGGCGGTGCTCGTCGAGGACGCGCTCCGCATGCAGCAGTCCTCGCTGGCCCAGCACCAGGTGCGCGTCGAGCGGGACATGGCGCGGCTGCCCATCGCCTCGCTCGAGCGGCACAAGGCGCTGCATATCCTGGTCAACCTCATCAGCAACGCGAAGCAGGCGCTGCAGGAGGAGGAGCGGGAGGACAGGTGCCTGCGCATCGAGACACGCCCGTGCGCGCCGGGGCGCTTCCAGCTGGTGGTGCGCGACAACGGCGTGGGAATCGCGGCGGAGGACCTGCAGCGCGTCTTCCAGTTCGGTTTCACCACGCGCCCGGGAAGCCTGGGCTACGGGCTGCACTGGGCGGCCAACACCGCCCGGGAGATGGGCGGCACCCTGGTCGCGGCCAGCGAGGGGCCC
The sequence above is drawn from the Archangium gephyra genome and encodes:
- a CDS encoding trifunctional serine/threonine-protein kinase/ATP-binding protein/sensor histidine kinase, whose product is MRQSSDGVAPPALVPSVPGYQVGALLHASARSLLYRGRRLSDGAPVILKLLRAERPSFSELLQFRNQYSIARSLQLPGVVTPLALERCHNGFAIIMADGGYVSLEDFRETHPLTVRQVLEIGVSLAETLEGLYQHRVIHKDLKPHNILIHPETRDVQLTDFSIASRLPREAQTLDSPELLEGTPAYMSPEQTGRMNRGIDYRTDFYSLGVTLYELLTDQLPFQATHPLELAHCHLARLPLAPRELNPAIPEVVERIVLKLMAKTAEERYASAYGLRHDLRTCLDALREHGSVPSFELARRDVSDRFLLPEKLYGRREEVRTLLQAFDRVCQGRMELLLVAGSSGVGKTAVVHELHKPVVRSRGFFVSGKFDQLGRSIPYSALVQALSSLARQLQSESGERLESWKQRLLEALDGEGRVVVDVLPELECILGPQPELEELAPAAVQQRFHRLFLRLFRVFATEEHPLVVFLDDLQWADSASLKMLHLLATEPGSARMLVIGAYRDNEVTPAHPLMRTLEEILQAGVPVHPMMLAPLTEGAVNELVSETLSCSLERARPLTELLYQKTLGNPFFTSQYLRLLFQQGLVSYDAAAHMWQCDLAQVRALSVSSDVVEVLAGQLQLLPEETRKVLELAACIGNRFELATLSRVHGCSEPETAVALWHALLEGFILPTSEVYKFYQEPLDLESAGVEPRSARYRFLHDRVQQAAYSLIPEAERRRTHLEIGRRLLETASAQEREEQLFDIVNHLNLARGLLVETGERHELARLDLRAGRRALASTAYDVAREYLEAGLSLLAPESWRTDYALTLALHEEAASAAWLSKRFSRQDELVDAVLSHAHSVLDRVRVYEIRIQTAVAQERLAYALETGLHVLKELGVEFPAAPRSEDVQRALEEVRAVVGDGPPERFLSLPEMTDAGLLAAVRLMTLLAPPAYQTKPELLPLLVFRTVVLTMRHGVAPIAASTFAMFGLILCGVFDELDAGYQAGQLALKILERFDAREPRAKTLYVVNAKTIHWKRHVRETLKPLLDAHASGLETGDLEFMGWAADFYCHHSFLLGRPLGPLTGQMDEYREILVHHHRAVTLRQYAVYQQAALNLSGEGETPWRLVGRAWNEDELLPRYLAEGDGTATCIAYVNKLMLAYQFGQYRLAVESADAAEPFLPAVAAQLLVPRYFFFDSLARLALLPELDEPARRTALERVAANQRRMERWARSAPMNFLHPYHLVEAERCRVRGERAEALEHYDRAIALAREHDYPNDEALAHELAARFFLEWGLGHRARPHLHDAYEACSRWGAHALLRHLSARYAAQGLPAHAPGSHEPHASGETRTDLALLDLQSVLAASRVFFSEMNLERLLERVVVILCENAGAQRCVLLREERQHLSLVMEHTALTRETHRYAGGTPAGAEHVPASLVRLSIRAQQPMLVQDLSRDDFLRDDPYVHRQSPRSALSMPLFHQGRLLLVVYLENNLAPGVFTARHLQILTLLAAQLALSLENAALYGSLEQRVQARTSELEAAHKQLVDMAHRAGMAEIASGVLHNIGNSLNSLVVTTESLTHDVAHLPVDQLKKSARLLMEREQRSGVPPETDPRLRLLPEYLDKLGDRLRRDGDLMLEDLRSMKSNLEQIGATIHVQQAYAHGPRLVEPVDVAVLVEDALRMQQSSLAQHQVRVERDMARLPIASLERHKALHILVNLISNAKQALQEEEREDRCLRIETRPCAPGRFQLVVRDNGVGIAAEDLQRVFQFGFTTRPGSLGYGLHWAANTAREMGGTLVAASEGPGRGSSFTLELPVAGPSSSVPLRETA